Proteins encoded together in one Planctopirus ephydatiae window:
- a CDS encoding zinc ribbon domain-containing protein has product MPLKVRCKACGTVVTAPDAARGKAIRCPDCESKIPVPAGDQKATASKKGASAKSSKSAAGEDGLANLDLSDLEDSGASICRKCGTEVDPEATECPNCGIDLVTGGLGETARKKQMKGPDPDKFYENLWSESWKFALKYKSFAFRTMMYLLVSSTIMFGSAFMLLWVSSPPPRYFWGLIAVVSVMAIPGWFWFLDTEIIKVTMERKDKLPRINFDFFLCSSLGLQAVAWQLAFALPLLAIPYLLGWFVIVPIEGLPLSVKIAYFLAWQIPIVSLLPAVMSHMSMPVSYPGWMFWKLLPSYFKTIKASWTWTGMFLLTNLLPIIFLGLIIGLSAEPLVDLAKTMDNNGQIVYAKWQVENNPIKADKPGGVAPANPFEAKSKEEIKPPNYFSLILPSVFWVLACLSASWTAVFNMRTNGQFAYFNKNRLGLIGRAKEYKYVAKEKTDEDEVAKPKGVVDAVAIVLVCGILGVVGGLVSSSLSDMPMLPTMAFAGACGFALASFIGWCVMLGPAFRASVVIGLLMIFFPLIGAILLYSKEPEETKFGLTAFLGGALLEGVAFGVFFVTAIKAAIEALPPPDPAAGAAPALWLMNLSSLGQWFGC; this is encoded by the coding sequence ATGCCGCTGAAAGTTCGTTGCAAGGCTTGTGGAACAGTCGTCACGGCACCGGATGCGGCCCGTGGCAAGGCGATTCGCTGCCCTGACTGCGAATCGAAGATCCCTGTCCCCGCGGGCGATCAGAAAGCCACTGCCAGCAAAAAGGGAGCATCTGCCAAGTCGTCGAAATCGGCTGCGGGCGAGGATGGGCTGGCCAATCTCGATTTGAGTGATCTGGAAGATTCGGGTGCCAGCATCTGTCGCAAATGCGGGACAGAAGTTGATCCTGAAGCGACCGAATGCCCGAATTGTGGCATCGATCTGGTCACTGGTGGTTTGGGAGAGACAGCGCGTAAGAAGCAGATGAAGGGGCCAGACCCGGACAAATTTTACGAAAATCTCTGGTCGGAGAGCTGGAAGTTTGCGCTGAAGTATAAGTCATTTGCCTTCCGGACGATGATGTACCTGCTGGTTTCATCAACGATCATGTTTGGCAGCGCCTTCATGCTGCTCTGGGTTTCTTCGCCACCGCCTCGATACTTCTGGGGATTGATTGCCGTCGTTTCGGTTATGGCCATTCCAGGCTGGTTCTGGTTTCTGGATACCGAAATCATCAAGGTGACGATGGAGCGGAAAGATAAGCTGCCGCGCATCAACTTCGACTTCTTTTTGTGCAGCTCATTAGGCTTACAGGCCGTGGCCTGGCAACTGGCTTTTGCACTTCCTCTGCTGGCGATTCCTTATCTTTTGGGATGGTTTGTAATTGTGCCAATTGAGGGTTTACCGCTCTCTGTCAAGATCGCCTATTTTCTGGCATGGCAGATCCCGATCGTCTCGCTGCTACCCGCAGTCATGTCGCATATGTCGATGCCGGTCTCTTATCCCGGGTGGATGTTCTGGAAGCTGTTACCGAGTTATTTTAAGACAATTAAAGCTTCATGGACCTGGACAGGAATGTTCCTGTTAACCAATCTCCTACCGATCATCTTTCTCGGATTGATCATCGGGCTGTCGGCTGAACCGCTGGTCGATCTCGCGAAAACGATGGATAACAACGGCCAGATTGTCTACGCCAAGTGGCAAGTGGAAAACAATCCAATCAAGGCAGATAAACCAGGTGGTGTGGCTCCGGCCAATCCGTTCGAAGCCAAGTCGAAAGAAGAGATCAAGCCACCGAACTATTTCTCATTGATCCTTCCGTCCGTTTTCTGGGTACTGGCCTGTTTGAGTGCAAGTTGGACTGCCGTCTTTAACATGCGGACCAATGGTCAGTTTGCTTACTTCAACAAAAATCGACTGGGGCTCATTGGCCGAGCCAAAGAGTATAAGTATGTCGCTAAAGAAAAGACCGATGAAGACGAAGTCGCCAAACCCAAAGGTGTCGTCGATGCGGTGGCAATTGTCCTGGTCTGTGGCATTCTGGGAGTAGTTGGCGGCCTGGTTTCCTCGTCGCTGAGTGATATGCCCATGCTGCCCACGATGGCGTTTGCCGGGGCCTGTGGTTTTGCACTGGCCAGCTTTATTGGCTGGTGTGTGATGTTGGGCCCTGCCTTCCGGGCCAGTGTAGTCATTGGCTTGCTGATGATTTTCTTTCCGTTAATTGGTGCGATCCTCCTCTATAGCAAAGAGCCGGAAGAAACCAAGTTTGGTTTGACCGCCTTCCTGGGTGGAGCTTTGCTGGAAGGCGTGGCCTTTGGTGTCTTCTTTGTGACTGCCATCAAAGCAGCCATCGAAGCGCTTCCACCACCTGATCCAGCGGCTGGAGCAGCCCCTGCCCTCTGGCTGATGAATCTGTCGAGCCTGGGCCAGTGGTTCGGGTGCTAA
- a CDS encoding SLC13 family permease, with amino-acid sequence MAEGDEIDSGWAGRLGLWLGPLLGLVVLVVPGPADLPHAAQRLAAVVVLMAVWWATQCVPMAVTSLVPLVAFPLLGIDSAKNVASTYLTDSSMLYLGGFIIALAIERWGLHRRVALHVVKATGTSPHGIVWGFMLATFLISMWISNTATTLMMLPIAMALMTSLEELLGSFDEKAPDLQTTQALGRLSCQTYLGVAYAASIGGVATLVGTPTNMAFVGIWEKQFPHAPPISAGQWMATWLPFGLVYLGLAWFVLTRKLTTPAGFSRLNRDFFRERLHDLGPMSRPEWRVLLVFSLTAILWLTRTDLPLSANLIIPGWGGQAEDFLGWLTAGEQPASSHKDWINDSTVGLLFAVFLFVIPAGDKDGRRGSQRLMDWPTANRLPWGILLLFGGGFAIAEGFRLTGLSRWSGDLFAYFFIGQSPVVTVLGICALMIFLTEFTSNVATVNAVLPVFAGAAIALGLDPRLVMIPATIATSCGFMLPAGTPPNAIAFGTGRIPIGQMLKYGLWLNLMGIVLCTAATWVLLIPQMGIRIGEIPAWAVPVEKTSSQMGPVSTPLQKAPKSKLSPADEEKK; translated from the coding sequence ATGGCGGAAGGGGATGAAATTGATAGCGGCTGGGCCGGTCGATTGGGTTTATGGCTGGGCCCTCTGCTTGGCTTAGTGGTTCTGGTTGTCCCCGGCCCTGCCGACTTACCACATGCCGCCCAAAGACTGGCGGCTGTGGTTGTGCTGATGGCGGTCTGGTGGGCCACGCAATGTGTGCCCATGGCTGTGACCAGTCTGGTGCCGCTGGTGGCCTTCCCGCTGTTAGGAATTGACTCTGCCAAGAATGTGGCCAGTACGTATCTGACCGACAGCTCAATGCTGTATCTGGGTGGCTTCATTATTGCTTTAGCGATTGAACGCTGGGGACTGCATCGCCGGGTGGCCTTACATGTCGTCAAAGCCACTGGGACCAGCCCGCATGGGATTGTCTGGGGATTCATGCTGGCGACATTCCTGATTTCAATGTGGATCAGCAATACCGCCACCACACTGATGATGCTGCCGATTGCGATGGCGCTGATGACTTCGCTCGAAGAATTGCTTGGCTCTTTCGATGAGAAAGCCCCGGACTTACAGACGACTCAGGCACTGGGAAGACTCTCTTGCCAGACGTATCTGGGTGTGGCTTATGCAGCGAGCATTGGCGGGGTGGCCACACTGGTGGGAACTCCCACGAACATGGCGTTTGTGGGGATCTGGGAGAAACAGTTTCCCCATGCGCCACCGATTTCCGCCGGTCAGTGGATGGCGACCTGGTTGCCCTTTGGATTGGTTTACCTGGGTCTGGCCTGGTTTGTGCTGACTCGAAAGCTAACGACACCCGCCGGGTTTTCTCGATTAAATCGAGACTTTTTTCGCGAGCGGCTGCATGATCTGGGGCCCATGAGCCGCCCCGAATGGAGGGTTCTCCTGGTGTTCTCGCTGACAGCAATCCTCTGGCTAACAAGAACTGATCTTCCTCTTTCCGCCAACCTGATTATTCCTGGCTGGGGAGGTCAGGCCGAAGATTTTCTTGGCTGGCTGACGGCTGGTGAGCAGCCAGCCAGTTCTCACAAAGACTGGATCAACGATTCCACCGTGGGTCTGCTTTTTGCGGTTTTTCTGTTTGTCATCCCGGCCGGTGATAAGGATGGGAGACGCGGTTCGCAGCGTCTGATGGATTGGCCCACAGCCAATCGATTGCCCTGGGGGATACTGCTGTTATTCGGCGGTGGATTTGCCATTGCGGAAGGCTTTCGGCTCACTGGTCTTTCCCGCTGGAGTGGCGACCTGTTTGCCTACTTTTTCATTGGCCAGTCACCGGTCGTTACTGTGTTGGGTATCTGTGCGCTGATGATCTTCCTCACGGAATTCACCAGTAACGTCGCTACGGTGAATGCTGTTTTGCCGGTCTTTGCTGGAGCTGCGATTGCTTTGGGACTCGATCCGAGGCTGGTCATGATCCCTGCCACGATTGCCACAAGCTGCGGCTTCATGCTGCCAGCCGGGACTCCGCCCAATGCGATTGCTTTTGGAACCGGGCGGATTCCGATTGGTCAGATGCTCAAATATGGCCTCTGGTTGAATCTTATGGGGATTGTTTTGTGTACAGCAGCGACCTGGGTGCTGCTGATCCCGCAAATGGGAATTCGCATCGGAGAAATTCCCGCCTGGGCCGTCCCAGTCGAGAAAACCTCTTCACAAATGGGACCGGTATCGACGCCTTTGCAGAAGGCGCCGAAGTCCAAGCTCAGCCCGGCAGACGAGGAGAAAAAATAA
- a CDS encoding ABC transporter ATP-binding protein, giving the protein MSTPFLEARGLKKTFGSHQAVKNVSFSIMHGEAFGLLGPNGAGKSTTIRMLAGLMAPDAGEVLLEGEPAWKHPEKWKRQLGLAPQQLALYPELSAIENIRFFGGLYGLKGAALSQRTDELLELVGLEDAAHRIAANYSGGMQRRLNLAITLVHKPRLVILDEPTVGVDPQSRAHLLESVRQLARDGTSIIYVSHYMEEVEALCRRVAIIDHGVVLECGVLEQLLGSVPTQLVLHVRPAISVDPVSAGHELSSTFIAHLQHIAQRVDPEATGVKVSVGENVESSPTVLIETSFTQWPDRLHELSQAFHAESIVIDRVESRQQNLERLFLQLTGRALRA; this is encoded by the coding sequence TTGTCCACTCCCTTTCTCGAAGCCCGGGGACTGAAAAAAACATTCGGTTCTCATCAGGCCGTCAAGAATGTCAGCTTCTCAATCATGCATGGAGAAGCGTTTGGTTTGCTGGGGCCCAATGGAGCCGGAAAATCAACCACGATCCGGATGCTGGCGGGATTGATGGCCCCGGACGCCGGTGAGGTTCTCCTGGAGGGGGAACCCGCCTGGAAGCATCCCGAAAAATGGAAACGGCAACTGGGTCTGGCACCTCAGCAACTGGCTCTTTACCCGGAGCTTTCAGCGATCGAAAACATTCGCTTCTTCGGCGGATTATATGGACTGAAAGGGGCGGCTCTTTCCCAGCGGACTGATGAGTTGCTCGAACTCGTGGGGTTGGAAGATGCGGCTCACCGGATTGCTGCCAATTATTCGGGCGGCATGCAGCGTCGGCTTAACCTGGCGATCACGCTAGTTCATAAACCTCGTCTGGTCATTCTTGATGAACCCACAGTAGGTGTCGATCCGCAATCCAGGGCCCACCTACTGGAATCTGTCCGGCAACTGGCACGCGATGGGACATCGATCATCTATGTCAGCCACTACATGGAGGAGGTCGAAGCTCTGTGCCGGCGTGTGGCGATTATCGATCATGGGGTGGTTCTGGAATGCGGTGTTCTGGAGCAGCTTTTAGGTTCGGTTCCTACGCAGTTGGTGCTGCATGTCCGGCCTGCCATCAGCGTCGATCCGGTAAGTGCTGGCCATGAACTCAGTTCGACATTCATTGCCCATTTGCAGCATATTGCCCAGCGTGTGGATCCTGAAGCCACCGGTGTCAAAGTGTCTGTCGGCGAGAATGTCGAATCTTCACCCACCGTATTAATTGAAACCAGTTTTACCCAATGGCCTGATCGACTGCATGAGCTCTCGCAGGCGTTCCATGCCGAATCGATCGTGATCGATCGTGTGGAATCGAGACAGCAGAATCTCGAACGCTTGTTCCTGCAATTGACCGGAAGAGCCCTGCGTGCCTGA
- a CDS encoding diacylglycerol/polyprenol kinase family protein: MGTQISEKQSPAIDFPQPRRKAIHFQPVVPDESPQSKIHWHVAIPSRLSNETIAIIPTTDLTSPVDPYVPIFCHRVLSTQEFRRRLWHMTPGLLPLLLWVIPHTDPWGWILWSVVLGLTLMTATIMLRRFSRIARPGEDHGYDAVLAYAVVVLATLWLFPGREEIGMMTLAILAFGDGSATLLGLKFGERKLPWNGCKSWVGLWAFIAMGTLAGAIMFWGEFRPGVDFRLALGVSFLASLTAGLVESFPSLRNDNLRVGIAAAGTGAIAHFLLIPS, from the coding sequence ATGGGTACCCAGATCTCGGAAAAACAGTCACCAGCGATCGACTTCCCCCAGCCTCGCCGGAAGGCCATTCATTTCCAGCCCGTGGTGCCTGACGAAAGTCCGCAGAGCAAAATCCATTGGCATGTGGCGATTCCCTCCCGTCTCTCGAATGAGACAATTGCCATCATTCCGACGACAGATCTCACCAGCCCTGTTGATCCGTACGTCCCCATTTTCTGCCATCGAGTCCTGAGTACGCAGGAATTCCGCCGCCGGTTATGGCACATGACACCGGGACTGCTGCCACTGCTATTGTGGGTGATCCCTCATACCGATCCGTGGGGTTGGATTTTATGGAGTGTGGTGCTTGGTCTGACTTTGATGACGGCAACGATCATGCTGAGGCGCTTTTCGAGAATTGCCCGTCCCGGTGAAGATCATGGATATGATGCAGTGCTCGCGTATGCCGTGGTGGTTCTGGCGACATTATGGCTCTTCCCTGGTCGGGAAGAGATCGGCATGATGACACTGGCGATTCTGGCCTTTGGAGATGGATCGGCCACACTTCTGGGGCTCAAGTTCGGCGAGCGCAAACTGCCCTGGAATGGCTGCAAATCGTGGGTGGGCCTGTGGGCATTTATCGCGATGGGTACTCTGGCTGGTGCCATCATGTTCTGGGGAGAATTCCGGCCTGGAGTTGATTTTCGCCTGGCACTGGGTGTGAGCTTTCTGGCCAGCCTGACGGCAGGACTGGTGGAATCTTTTCCATCGTTACGCAATGACAATCTCCGAGTGGGGATCGCAGCGGCCGGCACCGGAGCAATCGCGCACTTTCTCCTGATTCCTTCGTGA